CCAGCCATGTGCCGCCAAGCAGCGGCAAGAGGCCGAAGGCCAGCACCAGCACAGCGACCGCGGAAAGCAGGGAACGCCGCGGATGGGAATCAGCGGTGAGCCCGGCGATCCAGATCCCCACGAGGCTGGAGGCCCCCACCACAGACAGCGAAATGCTTGTGAAGGCATCCGGCAGTCCGGAGACGTGGAGGAACGGCGCGATGTAGGTGAAGAGGGTGAAGTGCCCCAAAAGCAAGAGCGGCCAGGCTGTGGCCACGGCGATCACGCCGGGCAGCTTCAGGGCTCCGCGGAGGGTCGGGGCCTCATGGCCGTCTTCGTCGGGGGCTGCGGGGAGCACCCAAACGGCGAACAAGGCGAGAACCGCACCGACTCCGGCCAGGATAAGGAAAGAGCCGCGCCAAGTAAGCACCGAGCCCATGAGTGTGCCGATCGGAGCGCCGACGGCCAGCGCGATGCTGTTACCGCTGAAGACCATGGCCATTGCCTTTCCGACGGAGCGCGCTGGAACGATCCTTGCGACGTAGGGGGCCATGCTTGACCACAGCATCCCGTGGGCCACGCCCCCGAGGAGCCTCGCCGCAACCGCCAATCCCAGGCTCGGGCTCGACGCCAACAGTACGTTGCTGATTGCGAACGCGAGTACGGTGCCGATCAACAACGCCTTGCGGGGAACTCTTCCGCCGAGCAGCCTGGACAAGGGAAGCGCTGTGAAGACGATGACTGCCGCATATGCGGCAGTCAGGGAACCTACGGCCGATTCGTCTACCCCCAG
This genomic interval from Arthrobacter sp. FW306-2-2C-D06B contains the following:
- a CDS encoding MFS transporter, with amino-acid sequence MSRTPATVAAGSAAVFPWGGLLVLAAAGFTAVTTELLPSGLLPQISRDLGVDESAVGSLTAAYAAVIVFTALPLSRLLGGRVPRKALLIGTVLAFAISNVLLASSPSLGLAVAARLLGGVAHGMLWSSMAPYVARIVPARSVGKAMAMVFSGNSIALAVGAPIGTLMGSVLTWRGSFLILAGVGAVLALFAVWVLPAAPDEDGHEAPTLRGALKLPGVIAVATAWPLLLLGHFTLFTYIAPFLHVSGLPDAFTSISLSVVGASSLVGIWIAGLTADSHPRRSLLSAVAVLVLAFGLLPLLGGTWLGEIVLVTMWGIAFGAVGIYNQAAILRAGGEHKDAANGLTVVTIQLGIAVGAGYGALALTTVGALWVPLAAAVPTAAALAIILASRRGGYPAGPREVLRARSSSGKRR